The following proteins are encoded in a genomic region of Irregularibacter muris:
- a CDS encoding YjbQ family protein: MTVYSGKLTLTSHGNRVTYHEVTEQVKEHVHKSGIKEGICVVASPHTTCSVIFEELSYDTNYYGYDYLQVDLNNLLEGLIPQCKTEGQYYHPGPKHIKVGLEDFKGEISPDAYTMLNTDAHLRSTLLGTSETFVIEEGELKIGLVGYIYFIDWDQLRKRERTCHIKIIGE, encoded by the coding sequence ATGACTGTTTATTCTGGAAAACTTACCCTTACATCCCATGGTAATCGGGTTACTTATCATGAAGTTACAGAACAAGTAAAAGAGCATGTGCATAAAAGTGGAATCAAAGAGGGGATTTGTGTTGTTGCCTCACCCCATACAACTTGTTCGGTTATTTTTGAAGAACTATCCTATGATACCAACTATTATGGTTATGATTATTTACAGGTAGATTTAAATAACCTACTTGAAGGATTAATTCCTCAATGTAAGACAGAGGGGCAGTATTATCATCCAGGACCAAAACATATTAAGGTAGGTTTAGAAGATTTTAAAGGGGAAATTAGCCCTGATGCTTACACCATGTTAAATACAGATGCCCATTTGAGAAGCACGCTTCTTGGAACCAGTGAAACTTTTGTAATTGAAGAAGGAGAATTAAAAATTGGTTTAGTAGGTTATATCTATTTTATTGATTGGGATCAACTTCGTAAACGAGAACGTACTTGTCATATCAAAATTATTGGAGAATAA
- a CDS encoding triose-phosphate isomerase: MADKKIEAPFFVINPKNFLYGESLMDLARYANQLAKEYKIDILFTAPLTELALVVKECPNLIITAQHMDAVEPGDSMGRVLPESLRQVGVQAVVLNHSDNPLSLAILRKTIERAKEVGLQTIVCADSVQEGQGIAILEPDILLAEPTDLIGKTQISNRDYVTSTIKEIKKINPKVLVEQGAGIRTEKDVEELLGLGADGVGLTSGIIKAHQPKEMMKKMVLAVAAYQKERK; encoded by the coding sequence TTGGCGGATAAAAAAATTGAAGCACCCTTTTTTGTGATAAATCCTAAAAATTTCTTGTATGGAGAATCTCTAATGGATCTAGCTCGGTATGCTAATCAACTAGCTAAGGAATATAAGATTGATATATTATTTACGGCTCCCTTAACAGAATTAGCTCTTGTGGTAAAGGAATGCCCCAACCTAATTATCACTGCTCAACATATGGATGCTGTTGAACCTGGAGACTCAATGGGGCGGGTTTTGCCAGAATCTTTAAGACAAGTGGGTGTTCAGGCGGTTGTCCTAAATCATAGTGATAATCCCCTATCTTTAGCAATTCTTAGAAAAACTATTGAGAGGGCAAAAGAAGTAGGACTACAAACCATTGTCTGTGCTGACTCAGTTCAAGAAGGCCAAGGGATAGCAATTTTAGAACCCGATATTCTCTTAGCAGAGCCAACAGACCTTATTGGAAAGACTCAAATCAGTAATCGAGATTATGTGACCTCGACGATTAAAGAAATCAAAAAAATAAACCCTAAGGTTTTAGTGGAACAAGGGGCTGGCATTCGCACTGAAAAAGATGTAGAAGAATTACTGGGATTAGGAGCAGATGGTGTTGGGTTGACTAGTGGAATTATTAAAGCTCATCAACCTAAGGAAATGATGAAAAAGATGGTTTTAGCTGTAGCAGCTTACCAAAAGGAAAGGAAGTAA
- a CDS encoding bifunctional 4-hydroxy-2-oxoglutarate aldolase/2-dehydro-3-deoxy-phosphogluconate aldolase gives MIGKVTVILRGYNYKQVKTVAQTLINSSIRNIEITMNTENSLEIIREINKEFGEELFIGAGTVISYKDLVDSIQAGAKFVLSPISFNKEMIDYCKQQKVISIPAAFTPTEIYNQIELGADIIKVFPANELSHNYARKVCEPLGSLPLMAVGGVNASNVKEILSSGYEYVGTAGGIFKKEDIKSKNIDGLKKSLKLFEAQIISED, from the coding sequence ATGATCGGTAAAGTAACTGTAATTTTGAGGGGATATAATTATAAGCAAGTGAAAACAGTTGCGCAAACATTAATCAACAGTTCGATTAGAAATATTGAAATTACAATGAATACTGAAAATTCATTAGAAATTATTCGTGAAATAAATAAAGAATTTGGGGAAGAATTATTCATTGGCGCAGGTACAGTCATATCGTATAAGGATTTAGTTGATTCGATACAAGCGGGAGCCAAGTTTGTTTTATCTCCTATTTCCTTTAATAAGGAAATGATTGACTATTGTAAGCAGCAAAAGGTAATCTCAATACCAGCTGCATTTACTCCAACTGAGATTTACAATCAAATTGAATTAGGTGCCGATATTATTAAAGTTTTTCCTGCCAATGAATTATCTCATAATTATGCCAGAAAGGTCTGTGAACCATTAGGTTCTTTACCTCTGATGGCTGTAGGAGGAGTAAATGCATCAAATGTTAAGGAGATTTTATCCTCTGGATATGAATATGTAGGTACTGCAGGAGGGATATTCAAAAAAGAAGATATAAAATCAAAAAATATTGATGGATTAAAAAAATCCCTTAAACTATTTGAAGCTCAGATTATTAGCGAAGATTAA
- a CDS encoding NAD(P)-binding domain-containing protein, with protein MGKKIVIIGAGQTGRGFIARLLKQSKQSFDFIDRNKELVDLLNKEKQYKVSFYDSTQKSIEIDGFTAFHTEDKQAITVLSDADMVFTAIGEQNLDKLIPLINKSLSVRKKVNKMIIMTCENGTSPKLRLSKLENQVELSESIIFCTTLVKNKGCLDILSENVNYLPYDLEPLSTQLHYHGMTPVNNFRDLIQRKIYTYNCLSASIAYPGYYKGYTNYANAANDKDILKITDSIAEKLNSSISREFNVDYDEQEQFTLMALKKFRNEKIVDTIERNVGDVQRKLGKNERMIRPILLMKKYNFSTNLMEIVIACAVYYGGKQSDNKMKEEKLIFEHLEQHLPMEMVNKITQLYKQLSIGEPLSKIISSLIF; from the coding sequence ATGGGAAAAAAAATAGTGATTATTGGTGCAGGACAAACGGGACGTGGATTTATAGCTCGTCTATTAAAGCAATCTAAACAATCCTTTGATTTTATCGATAGGAATAAAGAATTAGTAGATTTATTAAATAAAGAAAAGCAATATAAAGTTTCATTTTATGATTCTACGCAGAAATCAATTGAAATAGATGGTTTTACAGCATTCCATACAGAGGATAAACAAGCCATAACAGTTTTAAGCGATGCAGATATGGTTTTTACTGCTATTGGGGAACAAAATTTGGATAAACTTATACCCTTAATCAATAAATCATTAAGTGTAAGAAAAAAAGTAAATAAAATGATCATTATGACTTGTGAGAATGGGACCTCCCCCAAATTAAGATTATCTAAATTAGAGAATCAAGTTGAACTATCAGAATCAATAATTTTTTGCACAACATTAGTAAAAAATAAAGGTTGTTTAGATATCCTATCGGAAAATGTAAATTATCTACCTTATGATTTAGAGCCGTTGTCAACTCAACTGCATTATCATGGAATGACTCCAGTTAATAATTTTAGGGATTTAATCCAACGTAAGATCTATACCTATAATTGCCTAAGTGCTTCTATTGCCTATCCTGGATATTATAAAGGCTATACAAATTATGCGAATGCAGCAAATGATAAAGATATTTTAAAAATAACCGATTCAATTGCAGAAAAATTAAATTCAAGTATTTCCCGTGAATTTAATGTAGACTATGATGAACAAGAGCAATTCACACTTATGGCCTTAAAAAAATTTAGAAATGAAAAAATTGTGGATACAATTGAGAGAAATGTAGGAGATGTTCAACGTAAGTTAGGAAAAAATGAACGAATGATTAGGCCGATACTCCTTATGAAAAAATATAATTTTTCTACAAATTTAATGGAAATAGTTATTGCATGTGCAGTTTATTATGGTGGCAAACAATCGGATAATAAAATGAAGGAGGAAAAGCTAATTTTTGAACATTTAGAACAACACTTACCTATGGAGATGGTTAATAAAATTACTCAATTGTATAAACAGCTGAGTATTGGTGAGCCATTATCAAAAATAATAAGTAGTTTAATTTTCTAA
- a CDS encoding PTS fructose transporter subunit IIB — protein MKIVGVTACPTGIAHTYMAQESLEKECEKRGFEHHFETQGSIGIENELSQEEVDEADLVILAVSISIEEEERFEDKLIYYANVNDAVSNPELVIDKALDFYNTNKN, from the coding sequence ATGAAAATAGTAGGAGTAACAGCATGTCCAACAGGAATTGCCCATACTTATATGGCACAAGAATCTCTTGAAAAAGAGTGTGAAAAACGTGGGTTTGAGCATCACTTTGAAACCCAAGGCAGCATTGGTATTGAAAATGAACTTTCACAAGAAGAAGTAGATGAAGCTGACTTAGTCATCTTGGCAGTAAGCATTTCAATTGAAGAAGAAGAAAGATTTGAAGATAAGTTGATTTATTATGCAAATGTAAATGATGCTGTATCTAATCCTGAATTAGTCATTGATAAAGCCTTAGATTTTTATAATACAAATAAAAATTAA
- a CDS encoding PTS sugar transporter subunit IIA, giving the protein MIQKELVFVNEPLNTQKEVIEKLTDEVYKMGWLKSKEEFIKAVLKREEEFSTAIGHNFAIPHGKSNTVTQSFIVYLKTARKFKWNEKDDHEVDTIFMIGVAEHEKNIPHLRFLSKISKNLMNEDFRKSLDECKNRDETYQLLDQINGDIRKETI; this is encoded by the coding sequence TTGATACAAAAAGAGCTTGTATTTGTTAATGAACCCCTAAATACTCAAAAGGAAGTGATTGAAAAACTTACAGATGAAGTGTATAAAATGGGTTGGCTTAAAAGCAAAGAAGAATTTATTAAAGCAGTATTAAAAAGAGAGGAGGAATTTTCAACGGCTATAGGTCACAACTTTGCTATACCCCATGGGAAATCAAATACAGTTACTCAATCATTTATTGTATATTTAAAAACAGCAAGGAAATTTAAATGGAATGAAAAAGATGATCATGAGGTAGATACAATATTCATGATTGGAGTAGCAGAACATGAGAAAAACATCCCACACCTTCGATTTTTATCAAAAATTAGTAAAAATTTAATGAATGAAGATTTTAGAAAAAGTTTAGATGAATGCAAGAACAGAGATGAAACCTATCAGTTATTAGACCAAATTAATGGTGATATTAGAAAGGAGACAATATGA
- a CDS encoding phosphatase — translation MKLLMDMHNHTMASGHAYSTIQEIALEASKKGLTHIAITDHGPKTPGGPPLSYIRNLKVMPKELYGVKILRGVEANILDQGGNLDVPESILETLDIVIAGLHEACTEPWNMEGNTRALLNTMENEHVDIISHPGNPIFPIDKKKFVMGAKKTNTLVEINNSSFINSRKGSEKNCYEIAMLCKKHRVPIIINSDSHISFDVGKFDEAIKLVKDIEMQEDLIINTCIDGFENYLGGKRSTIARQM, via the coding sequence ATGAAATTATTGATGGATATGCATAATCATACAATGGCCAGTGGTCATGCCTATAGTACGATTCAAGAGATAGCCCTAGAGGCTAGCAAAAAGGGGTTAACACATATCGCCATTACAGATCATGGACCTAAAACTCCAGGCGGTCCACCGCTATCTTATATAAGGAATTTAAAAGTTATGCCCAAAGAATTATACGGGGTAAAAATTCTAAGGGGTGTGGAGGCCAATATATTAGATCAAGGGGGAAATTTGGATGTACCTGAAAGTATTCTGGAAACCTTAGATATAGTAATTGCAGGATTACATGAGGCATGTACTGAACCTTGGAATATGGAGGGGAATACCAGAGCTCTTTTAAATACTATGGAAAATGAACATGTAGACATTATATCTCATCCTGGCAATCCAATTTTCCCCATTGATAAGAAAAAATTTGTAATGGGTGCGAAAAAAACAAATACCTTAGTGGAAATAAACAATAGTTCTTTTATAAATAGTAGAAAAGGCAGTGAAAAAAATTGTTATGAAATAGCCATGTTATGTAAAAAACATAGAGTTCCAATCATCATAAATAGTGATAGTCATATTTCCTTCGATGTAGGCAAATTTGATGAAGCAATAAAGCTGGTAAAAGATATTGAAATGCAGGAGGATTTGATTATTAATACATGTATAGATGGTTTTGAAAATTATCTAGGTGGTAAAAGGTCTACAATTGCCCGACAAATGTAA
- a CDS encoding PTS fructose transporter subunit IIC — protein MMSKLKSEAKNIQRALLTGVSYMMPVVVVGGILLAISFATGEATSEGFVVTNQFMLNISEIGKSALAMMVPVLGGYIAYSIAGRPGLTPGIVLGYIANNTIGETGAKTGFLGALLLGIIAGYFVKWMKSWKVHSAVRSIMPILIMPILSTGIIGLLYIYIIAVPLTSLTNALFQFLGNLSGTNSILLAIVIGCMNAFDMGGPITKTITMFTIALMSEGIYEPNGIYRVCPGVPPMGIFLSTMLFRNKWTDADRTAAKTAGLMGFMGITEGAIPFAVADIKRVLPSTMIGTAVAAVIAAIGKVKSPVPHGSFITLPAVEGKIWFVVAIVVGTIVTAVLLGLLKPSIDKADNTANKSKKLIV, from the coding sequence ATGATGAGCAAACTTAAAAGCGAAGCAAAGAATATTCAAAGGGCTTTGCTAACTGGTGTTTCATATATGATGCCAGTAGTTGTTGTGGGCGGTATCTTATTAGCTATTTCCTTTGCAACCGGTGAGGCAACTTCAGAAGGATTTGTGGTTACCAATCAATTTATGTTGAACATTAGTGAAATTGGAAAATCGGCATTAGCAATGATGGTCCCTGTGCTGGGAGGATATATAGCTTACTCAATTGCAGGTCGTCCAGGTTTAACGCCCGGTATAGTTTTGGGGTATATTGCCAATAACACTATTGGTGAAACAGGGGCTAAGACTGGATTTCTAGGTGCATTGTTATTAGGAATTATAGCTGGATATTTTGTAAAATGGATGAAGTCGTGGAAAGTTCATTCAGCAGTAAGATCCATTATGCCAATTTTAATTATGCCAATACTTTCAACAGGGATTATTGGATTACTGTATATATATATTATTGCAGTCCCATTAACTTCGCTTACAAATGCATTATTTCAATTTTTAGGTAATCTAAGTGGTACAAATTCTATTTTACTAGCAATTGTTATTGGATGTATGAATGCTTTTGATATGGGTGGACCTATTACAAAGACCATAACAATGTTCACTATTGCCTTAATGAGTGAAGGGATTTATGAACCAAACGGCATCTATCGTGTTTGTCCAGGGGTACCACCAATGGGGATTTTCTTGTCAACCATGTTATTTAGAAATAAATGGACAGATGCAGATCGTACTGCTGCTAAAACAGCTGGGTTAATGGGCTTTATGGGAATAACTGAAGGGGCTATTCCATTTGCAGTAGCTGACATTAAACGGGTTTTGCCATCCACAATGATTGGAACGGCTGTAGCAGCTGTAATTGCAGCAATTGGAAAGGTTAAATCTCCTGTCCCACATGGAAGTTTTATTACTTTACCAGCTGTAGAAGGCAAAATCTGGTTTGTTGTAGCAATAGTTGTTGGTACTATTGTTACAGCCGTATTACTTGGATTGTTAAAACCATCAATTGATAAAGCAGACAATACAGCGAACAAGAGCAAGAAACTTATAGTCTAA
- a CDS encoding sugar phosphate isomerase/epimerase family protein: MVNKNVFKHSLLVSNIFDPLTHDTKTLEKLYDDLSKPLRYQSIETRLIRDEHLINKFKSIKSKNQWNTTYWITGEISRAKLNPSSMDETLRVKAVNEIKRMIDLASLTKCDFIGIASGPCEDENKRYDQIDQFQKTILEILEYIQEKSYSMKVVFEPLDVFAHKKNVLGKTDEVYEFLNRFPKDIMKANQLSICWDSAHFALNEEEFNYSINKIAPYISRVHFADAILDKDNEAYGDWHRNFDQKGFMNEHVASSILRQIIKTKVHQEEIYVAVEIREHDASNVWNLEEYSYRFVESAIRGAYNK; this comes from the coding sequence ATGGTCAATAAAAATGTATTTAAGCATTCTTTACTTGTTTCAAATATTTTTGATCCGCTCACCCATGATACTAAAACTTTAGAAAAACTATATGATGATTTATCAAAACCATTAAGATATCAAAGTATTGAAACAAGGTTGATTAGGGACGAGCATCTAATAAACAAGTTTAAATCCATAAAATCCAAGAACCAATGGAATACAACTTATTGGATAACGGGAGAAATATCTAGAGCCAAATTAAATCCTTCGAGTATGGATGAAACTTTAAGAGTTAAGGCGGTTAATGAAATAAAGAGAATGATTGATCTGGCTTCTTTGACTAAATGCGATTTTATAGGCATAGCTAGTGGCCCTTGTGAAGATGAAAATAAAAGATATGATCAAATTGACCAATTTCAAAAAACCATTTTAGAAATTCTTGAGTATATTCAAGAAAAAAGCTATTCAATGAAGGTAGTATTTGAACCTTTAGACGTATTTGCTCACAAAAAAAATGTATTAGGGAAAACCGATGAGGTCTATGAATTTTTAAATCGTTTTCCAAAGGACATAATGAAAGCAAATCAGCTATCAATTTGTTGGGATAGTGCACATTTTGCTTTAAATGAAGAAGAATTTAATTATTCAATTAATAAGATTGCCCCCTATATTTCTAGAGTACATTTTGCTGACGCTATATTAGATAAAGACAATGAAGCCTATGGAGATTGGCATAGAAATTTTGACCAAAAAGGTTTTATGAATGAACATGTTGCATCTTCTATTTTAAGACAGATTATTAAAACTAAAGTTCATCAAGAGGAAATCTATGTTGCTGTTGAAATTAGAGAACATGATGCAAGTAATGTTTGGAATTTAGAGGAGTATAGCTATCGTTTTGTGGAATCGGCAATTAGAGGGGCCTACAATAAATAG
- a CDS encoding sigma 54-interacting transcriptional regulator, translating into MRLKVENIIENEDKYKPLTDQEIAELLNTTRDRVTQLRKELNIPNSRERLDLVIFTYAKDIIHQEPSISHRELMSRLNSIGFSISRHKSLALIKEISHKNHSMDPGNSKEKPLINRESQSKTEEVEGKSFREIIGAEESIKLQIRQAQAAILYPPKGLHTLILGPSGVGKSQLAESMHSYAVTTSNFEEKAPFILFNCADYADNPQLLLSNIFGYKKGTFTGADSDQDGLVAKADGGILFLDEIHRLPNEGQEILFSILDKGEYRRLGETESNHKVNLMIIAATTEDPDSSLLLTLRRRIPMIIELPSLNKRTYSERLEIIKVFFDKEAKRINKKITVDIDAIRLLMLYDCPGNIGQLKSDIQVACAKALLNAVLEKKETLKIKISDLASHVRRGILNIDRKSQEIESYISNHLVFDVDHSKHSLDESNRYIMPNKIYQFIEKRSIELENQGLNSEEINLVIGREVQTELENFVKNSNIKNTLNKIELKNLVGSKILELVDQCYKLAKVYYDKLEDDFYYSLAIHLSATYERILKGKEIINPELRKIKSKYHGEYEVAKKIAEKINGELMIELPEEEIGFIAMYIKNFSEAYDADQKRVGVIVLTHGKVGKAIVEVTNTLLNTQHAIGIEMPLSENPKDTLAKTIDIIKKVDQGKGCLLLVDMGSLVTFGDIITRETGIYVRVVERVDTIMALEVTRRAIFPQSTLEDIVKSIKNDGIPNKEIDTNKAINANTLLPKAIVTTCITGEGTAEKIKHYIEEYAEKSEKNIKVIPVGLFSPINLDLEIKKISQNYHILCFVGTIDPEIKDIPFISIQSILSNQGINQLNNLITNSTKKDVENNVGKILDEKLIECNLEFENKNQAIDYMVDKLVHQGYVDEKFLLSVYKREMINSTSMKGDIAIPHGLPQYVKKPIVNIITLKKPIFWGEGKTVDAIFMIVYRKDSKKYFQDFYKVLLNGEVLKKIKQTDSEAEIKNIILRHVDV; encoded by the coding sequence ATGAGGCTTAAAGTAGAAAATATTATAGAAAATGAAGATAAATATAAGCCCTTAACAGATCAAGAAATTGCTGAGCTTTTAAATACAACAAGAGATAGAGTAACACAGTTGAGAAAAGAATTAAATATTCCAAACTCTAGAGAAAGATTAGATTTAGTTATCTTTACCTATGCTAAAGACATTATTCATCAAGAACCAAGTATTTCCCATAGAGAACTTATGTCAAGATTGAATAGCATAGGTTTTTCCATATCAAGACATAAATCACTAGCATTAATCAAAGAAATAAGCCATAAGAACCATTCCATGGACCCAGGAAACAGCAAGGAGAAACCTTTAATAAATAGAGAAAGCCAATCTAAAACTGAGGAGGTTGAGGGGAAATCCTTTCGTGAGATTATCGGAGCAGAAGAAAGTATAAAATTGCAAATAAGACAGGCACAAGCTGCTATTTTATATCCACCTAAGGGACTTCATACATTAATATTAGGACCATCAGGAGTGGGAAAAAGCCAACTTGCTGAATCTATGCATAGCTATGCTGTTACCACAAGTAATTTTGAGGAAAAAGCTCCCTTCATTTTGTTTAACTGTGCTGATTATGCCGATAATCCACAATTATTATTATCGAATATTTTTGGATACAAAAAAGGAACTTTTACAGGTGCCGATAGTGATCAAGATGGTCTTGTTGCTAAAGCCGACGGAGGCATCTTGTTTCTCGATGAGATACATAGATTGCCCAATGAAGGACAGGAAATTTTATTTAGTATACTGGATAAAGGGGAATATAGAAGGTTAGGGGAAACTGAAAGTAACCATAAGGTTAATTTAATGATTATTGCGGCAACTACAGAAGATCCAGATTCATCTCTGCTTTTAACTTTGAGAAGAAGAATACCTATGATTATCGAACTCCCTTCTTTAAATAAAAGAACCTATAGTGAAAGATTAGAAATTATAAAAGTTTTTTTTGACAAAGAAGCAAAAAGAATTAATAAGAAAATAACTGTAGACATTGATGCTATCCGATTATTGATGCTTTATGATTGTCCGGGAAATATAGGACAGCTAAAAAGTGATATACAGGTTGCCTGCGCTAAAGCTTTATTAAATGCTGTTCTAGAAAAAAAAGAGACTTTAAAAATAAAAATATCGGATTTGGCCAGTCATGTCAGGCGAGGGATATTGAATATTGATCGTAAATCTCAAGAAATAGAAAGCTATATAAGCAATCATTTAGTATTTGATGTAGACCATTCAAAACACTCTTTAGATGAATCCAATAGATATATTATGCCAAATAAGATTTATCAATTTATTGAAAAACGTTCTATTGAGCTTGAAAACCAAGGATTAAATTCAGAAGAGATAAATTTAGTAATTGGTAGAGAAGTTCAAACTGAGCTAGAAAACTTTGTTAAAAATAGCAATATTAAAAATACCCTGAATAAAATTGAACTTAAAAACCTAGTGGGATCAAAAATATTAGAATTAGTGGATCAATGCTATAAACTTGCAAAAGTTTACTATGATAAATTAGAAGATGATTTTTATTATTCATTGGCAATTCATTTAAGTGCTACCTATGAAAGGATATTAAAGGGAAAAGAAATTATCAACCCTGAACTAAGGAAGATCAAGAGCAAATATCATGGGGAATATGAGGTAGCAAAAAAAATAGCAGAGAAAATCAATGGGGAATTAATGATTGAATTACCTGAAGAAGAAATAGGATTTATAGCAATGTATATAAAAAACTTTTCTGAGGCTTATGATGCTGACCAAAAACGAGTGGGGGTTATAGTGCTAACCCACGGAAAAGTTGGTAAGGCCATTGTTGAGGTAACAAATACATTACTCAATACACAACACGCCATAGGAATTGAAATGCCCCTGAGTGAAAATCCAAAGGATACCCTAGCGAAAACCATTGATATCATTAAAAAAGTAGATCAGGGAAAAGGATGTCTACTATTAGTCGATATGGGTTCTTTAGTGACCTTTGGCGACATAATAACTAGAGAAACGGGAATATATGTAAGAGTAGTAGAACGAGTGGACACCATTATGGCTTTAGAGGTAACAAGAAGAGCAATCTTCCCCCAATCAACTTTGGAGGATATAGTAAAATCCATTAAAAATGATGGAATTCCTAATAAGGAAATCGACACAAATAAAGCAATAAATGCAAATACATTATTGCCAAAGGCTATTGTCACCACATGTATAACAGGTGAAGGAACAGCAGAAAAAATTAAACATTATATAGAAGAATATGCTGAAAAATCGGAAAAAAATATAAAAGTTATTCCAGTAGGACTATTTTCCCCCATTAATCTTGATCTAGAAATAAAGAAAATAAGTCAAAATTATCATATATTATGTTTTGTAGGGACTATAGATCCAGAAATAAAAGATATACCCTTTATTTCTATTCAGAGTATATTAAGTAATCAGGGAATTAATCAACTTAATAATTTAATAACAAATTCAACAAAAAAAGATGTAGAAAATAATGTTGGGAAAATTTTAGACGAGAAATTGATAGAATGTAACTTAGAATTTGAAAACAAGAACCAAGCAATAGATTACATGGTAGATAAACTTGTGCATCAAGGGTATGTAGATGAAAAATTCCTTTTAAGTGTGTATAAAAGAGAAATGATCAATTCTACTTCTATGAAAGGGGATATCGCAATTCCCCATGGATTACCGCAATATGTCAAAAAACCTATTGTAAATATTATTACATTAAAAAAACCCATATTTTGGGGAGAAGGAAAAACAGTTGACGCTATTTTTATGATTGTATATAGAAAAGATTCCAAGAAATATTTTCAAGACTTTTATAAGGTTTTATTGAATGGGGAAGTTTTAAAGAAAATAAAGCAAACGGACAGCGAAGCTGAAATCAAAAATATAATTTTAAGACATGTTGATGTATGA
- a CDS encoding class II fructose-bisphosphate aldolase: MLVSSKELFIIALRKKFAIPATNFVDQNTLRAYISVAESRQLPLIIAFAQAHEEVMSLEEASLFGRYYAQKSSVPIVLHLDHGQNIDFIKRAIDLGFSSVMIDASQDFLAENIRKTKDIIDYAHAKGVVVEAEIGHVGSGDNYENHEHSDSVYTSLEEAKIFYKETKVDSLAISIGTAHGNYVGTPKINLERLREIRDAVPVPLVLHGGSSSGDKNLNRCALNGIVKINIFTDLMNSAVKDLKVKGQDYFKVQEQLRSGMKSCLNHYYNVFNTQSI, encoded by the coding sequence ATGCTGGTATCCTCTAAGGAATTATTTATTATTGCTTTAAGAAAAAAGTTTGCTATTCCTGCTACCAACTTTGTTGATCAAAACACATTACGGGCCTATATATCCGTAGCTGAAAGCCGACAGTTACCTCTTATTATAGCCTTTGCTCAAGCCCATGAGGAAGTGATGTCTTTAGAAGAAGCTTCTTTATTTGGAAGATATTATGCACAAAAATCTAGTGTGCCTATAGTGCTTCACCTAGATCATGGTCAAAATATAGATTTCATCAAAAGAGCAATTGATCTAGGGTTCTCTTCCGTAATGATAGATGCTTCCCAGGATTTTTTGGCAGAGAATATAAGAAAGACAAAAGATATTATTGATTATGCTCATGCAAAAGGTGTGGTTGTGGAGGCGGAGATAGGTCATGTAGGATCAGGAGATAATTACGAAAATCATGAACATAGTGATTCAGTTTACACTTCTCTAGAAGAGGCAAAAATCTTTTATAAGGAAACAAAAGTAGACTCGCTGGCAATTTCTATTGGCACGGCCCATGGAAATTATGTTGGAACCCCAAAGATTAACTTGGAAAGGCTAAGGGAAATTCGGGATGCCGTTCCAGTTCCTCTAGTATTACACGGGGGGTCTTCATCGGGAGATAAAAACCTAAACCGATGTGCTTTAAATGGAATTGTAAAAATCAATATTTTTACAGATTTAATGAATTCTGCCGTAAAAGATTTGAAGGTTAAAGGACAGGATTATTTTAAAGTTCAAGAACAATTACGCTCAGGAATGAAATCGTGTCTTAATCATTACTACAATGTATTTAATACTCAAAGTATTTAA